The genomic region AGCATTCATCAAAtagtttgtgtttaaatgtgaaaaAGATGAAAATCAATCACAAGAATCTGCTTGTTCAGATTAAATGTTCCTTTTGGCTTTGGGTTGGAAGCAGAATGATATGCACTGGCGAATTGCCTTGTTTTGAAGTTTCATTTAGTACTGGACATTAGAAAATCAAACTAATCGGTTCACATCTGATTGTTTAGTAACTCTCTGCATTATAAGACTAAACTAAAATTGCAATCCTCTAACACCATCATGTGCGGTGTTCTTAGAATCTTCCAAACGTCTCTTGGTCACACACCCAGAGGAATGTGTGAATTTAATTTCATGTGTGATGTTTACTTCTGTTTTTCGAACGTGAGGAACCTACTCCATTTTGCCTTGCAACTCAGTGAGTACTGTACATGTATATTTGAACATGTTGTAAATATCTCATGTAGTATAGACTTGATATGACTAAGTGTGAGGCAGGCTGTCAATGAAGTATGAGAGTAATCATCTGCTGTAAGTACAGATGACCTATTCAACGTCACTGTTGACACGTGGCATTGCAGACATAATCCACAAAACACGCTGATGCCCTTTATGGATGTTGTCATAATTTCTTGATtctgatttttatttattagaCTTAGTGAAGGATGTTTAATGAGCCAAACTAGTTGAATAAATGTCAGATGTTAATATAAAAAAAGTGGTTTAATGATATTTGGCTATTTTTTAATGATTCTTCATTTAACATGTCTCATACACATAAAGGTAGGGACCTAAGCATAATACGAAGACAGTCATCATGTTGTAGACTTTATAGCAAATTTAGACTGCAGTTATCCTACCCATCAAAACATTTGAATGTGTCCATAAATGTTGCTTTATTCTGAGCAACTGAAGAGCTAACATGCTGGAACTATTGTCCCCACAAAAGCCTGATCACTAGTTGCATTTCAAGTATGATTTGCATGTATCAGAGTGGAGCTCATGCTGTTAAGGTTGTTACTGGTAATTTCCGTGCCATCAAAGATCGAAATGACGGTGCTATTAATACAGCAGTCAACAGGACAGCATGGGGAGTGCCAGGGTAGTGAAGAGATGATGTGAAAGCCTGACAGGCACAGGATTGCACTCTTCAGTCTCCCAGGGTAATTTTCCCAAACAAAACATTCAGGAATTTTCCAGTGTGTATTTCAATTTCACGCGGGTGTATGATGTCTCAAGAAGATTCTTGCTTAAGATGTATATATGACACAGACAAAAAATATTGCAGGGAAGAAGGTAACATCTATTGTATACAAGTAAAAGCCTGCACtcaaaaacatgttttgtttcACCAGAAATGTGTTTAGTTTGGTTAGCATTTTAATGAAGCAGAAATCTGTTATTTCATAGAAACTTCCTCAGCAGTAGAGTTGCATTTGTCAAGTGAATGGTGAAGATAATACATTACATTCATTACAGGTTATAGCATTACTAATGTAGCTTGCCACTGGCCTCCCCCCAATTCCATACAAGCTCAAATAAATGATCACCTTTTTGTGATCTATCTTTTTAATGGGGTGGCAACTGGCAACATTGACAAACAAGCTCTCATTCAGATGACTGATAGCATTTTGTCTTCCACAAATTGGCATAGCACCATCATCCATCAGGCAGGAGCCAATGGAATGTGGATAAATGCGAAATATGAGATGTATTTGGAGAACTAAGAGTTTTTTGGACAACGTGGATCCCATTACATCTCAGAAAAAGCAATCACAGCATGTCACAGAAATGTAACATCAGTGGATTGCTGAAGTGTAATGTCTTCAAGCACAGCTGAGTGGAAGAAGGAATTTCTACATATGGCCTATGGTGTAGGAGAGAGATACTGGTGAAAGCATGCAGTCAATAATATGTGATTGTTATGCTTCGCAAATTGCATGCAACTTGAATAATGTTGTGGGGAATATACATTTGTTCTGTTGTTATACATTTGACTGTTCAATACCCTGCTTGTGCTGCAGGGTAAATTAACACCACGCCCACTGACAAGGCATAATTTAAGATCAATGTAACGCTACACCCACAACAGTTAAAGAAGCTAACATGTGACGTCATTGAACAACATCCCACAATCCATTGCGAAACTCCAGATTCCAACTAACCAGAGAACCGTgagcctcactcactcactcgcggGATTTGTCTAGTTCCTCACTATATGTAGCGGCATGACGAACACAGATGAAGGATGATTTCGGTGAATCAGATTCATCCCCACTTTGGCGTAATTGGTAACGGTTGTTGCAGGTTAATGTGAAGTAATTTGCTGGTCATTTATGCGTTAGAACTCCAGCTATGGCCTGGCTCGACTAGTTATCCAGCTAACGTTACCTAGCAAGGTAACGTATGCTGTGACAAATTTAGGCTATCGTGATTGTTGCagtgtagttttttttgtaagttAGCGGTAATAGTTTGAATAGTTAAATGCAAGAAAAACAATTTGAAGCTTATGCCGTTTAAGATTCAGTCATTTGTTCATAGTTAAGGAATTATTTAGCCTAGATTGGGGGCCTACGCCACGTGTGGGTCTATTCTTCGTTTGCACGTGGCAACTCAAATTCAGTTAACAACGCTAACGTTGGCTAAAAGTGAGCTAAGCAATATCTGATAACATTGTATCACTTGTATAACTTTACTTCGAGGTTAATATTTCCAGTGAATCCAGGACCTATGACTACAATATGTGAGGGTAATAGACACATATGAAGACTTCGCGCTTGAAATACTTACTTCATTCAAAATATGTGTTCACTGACTTTGTTTGCTAAGTAATGTTATGTTAGCTGAACAGGTAAAATCCACATCTATATATTCTTCTCAAAGGTAGGTGGATTGTTACTGACAAATATATTGCAGAGTGGGATAAGTGTTTGGTAAACTAGCCAGAGTAGCAAATCTgattatttgtatatttgccCTGATGGATGAAGAGCATATTCCAGAACTCCCTGATTACGTGATGTAAATAAGAATCCTGAGTGCATCCATATGCCTTAAAGTGGCGCATTAGAAACTGGTTTAAAATTTGCTCTAATTTTTTACAAGGGCATTTAAAATTTTTTGTTTGGATTTGGTTTATATTCCAGATTTACACGATTGGTGCAATAAACCAGCATGTAGTTCAACACCTAGAAAGCCCCCCCAACTGGTCTGTTACTCATTTGAAGTAACTGGGTGAAATTTCAGATGGGGACGGTGAGGCTAAGAGCAGCGGCCCCAAAACAGTGGACAATTACAGCTTGTGATGCAGTACAAATTATGTTGATGTTTTTAATAACAGTGTATGAAAATCTGATTAtatttttgcttgtttttgGATCTCCATGCTCTCTTGTCTGTGTTGATTCCCAGACAAGGCAGCATGGTCCATATTCAGCCAGTGTCTCTCACGTCTGTGCCAAGGAAACTACCAACAGTAACAATAACTTATGTATCCAGTACTGATATGTGATGTATGATGACAGTGTTCAGCCTGATATTTACTCATCATTTCTGAATGCTTTGGAAGCCTCCGGCGTTGATGtaatctttccttttctctcccgtCAGCATGTTCCACTTACTGCAATGCTGGAACAGGACTGTGTGACCCCCTAACTAATAACAGGTGAGCTGAGACCGCTCTCCCTATTTCTGTCAAGAcggatgataatgatgattcTATTCTTGAACTCTCTTTCTGAGCTGCTGATGTTGACAAAAACACTGACATCATCCTTCTTCTGtttgaaacaatttttttttaatcatgggAGGAATTTTATGTTGTCTGCTTTAACTTGTTGCAGGGACAGGTGTCTGGTGTTGAAAAGGCTGTTACTTGGACTTTCTGAAGTAAGTTTAAAATCAGGCTAACAATAAAGCCCATGTAGTTAAAGTTGATCTGACTGATAAATTGTATTCGCCATAACATCTTTTGAGAGGCCAAAACCCCTGTGTATCCTCTGGTAAAGATTCTGTTTGTCCGTCCAGTTATGTAACTACTTTAGTAATGGGGAATCGGTAATGTCTAAAATACACAGGAACATTTCTCAGTATGGTGAACTAAATAACGGTATTGAtggatgattatgatgatttatattctgaactctctctctgaacAACTGATGTCACTGAGAATTCTGATATCGTCCATCTTCATGAttgtattttaaaaaaaaaaactcaatggAAGACATTTACTTATTTTGTATTGCTTTCACTCTTTGCAGGTCAACAGATAAGTAGTATGAAAGGGCTGCTACACTGCAAAGACATCTGCGATGAGACTTCTGAATTGTACAATTTTTAATAAACTTTCGAGtactcatttgtttttttgtcctttctgTTTTGGTTGATTTGTCAGCATATCCATTGAACATTCTGAATTGTTTCCTTTGGCTTACAGCCTATGGATTTAATTAAACACTCTAAACTGCATGTGGCTCTAAAACCAATCAAAGCATATTTCATGAAATGGTACTGTGTTGGTCTTCTACATGATAAATTACATTACAATTAGAGACATTTTCCCCATGTAAGGTGTTCCCTTTGTGTCTAAAAATTAGTGTAGTAGGCTATGCAGACTTCTTACAACGCGGCcccaaactgaaaaaaaagaagggctACCCTGAAGTTCAAGCGCGACTGGTTTCCACCAAGTAGCAGTGGAAAGCAGAGACGGTAAATGGTTAAATCAGAAGCTTCCACAACTTCAAAGTCTGTTGTGCCGTTTTAGTTATGttatgctcttgtaagggcaaatgttacacccaggatgctgcgctcttctagtgagcgtcgtttggcactgccgtctgtgcaagtacggcagtccagactattctcatttgtagttccacgttggtggaatgaactacccagcactaccagagcaggggcatccctctctacctttaagaagcttttgaagacccaactcttcagagagcacttccggtcctaactggcacttcgactagtgcgtaacttgcaattacagcagttacatttctgcacttcttttttctctttatttcattttgttatatttcttatgtaaagtagtatttatttattgttacaccagctacctcgattgcgagtgacaccagccaccccgcacacagtctgttcagcctcctaccctctggaagaaggtataggagcctccgttgccgcaccaccagactcagaaatagctttatacaccaagctgtcagaaagctaaattctctcccctcactccccccagccatatccgtcagtctgataCGAGGCTgaaatcctccccccccccaccctacaataactcaggactctgcaacaaaactgtcccttgcacttttatcactttaccacttactgttatacttgcactaccaatgtaacaaatacatctcacaggatgtctttttgctgcctttttttgcactaccataacctcactttaaagtaaacttatgctgctgtacatgtatctgtatgtttataactatatgtatatgtatatctatatgtcttgtcttatctgttgttgtgcgtgtgcacttatatgtttcaccgtgggagagtgggaaacgtttttttcgattcctttgtatgtcttaacatgcaaagtaattgacaataaagctactttgactttctattgctcgtagcttgactattctctcccttgtacgtcgctttgtacaaaagcgtctgctaaatgactaaatgtaaaatgtaaatgtaatgttacaCGCAACACAGCAAGTTATCTAAATTAATGTTTAACCTCTACTTACAGACACTGAGCAAATCCATATAATTGTGAATCAAATAACCTGTTATAAAAGTGTTATGATGATGGCCATCACCAAATAAATCCAGCCCTCCAGCAAGCATTTCTAAACAAAACTATTCATCACGTGTTCATGTGCAAAAGCGTGATTTAAGGTGATAGGAGCACTCACTTAAATATCCACCAGATGTCACTCATACATCACTTCACATTACTAGCAGGCCTCAGTACTTGATGAAACACTAGTCTTTTAGAATATTTTTGTTGCAGCCGTTATGCCATTGGTGTGAAATAGGCAACGTATTTCATTAAAACGCAGTCGACATTGTTGTACAACACGCCGGGTTTTGTGGATGAAATACTAGGCCTACATATTTTGTAGAATTGCCTACTTATGGTTTTTTTATACTTATGGTAGGCAATACTACCTTTGACAAAACCATTTGCACCTTGCTCTTTGGGTTAAACTAAGTAACTGGTTTAAATGAAAGGTTGTCAAATTCGTGCCTGCAGTCCTAATAATGATTAATTCGCTGCACCTGTGGCCGATTTCATTTATAAATCCTTTCGCTTGTGTGTTAGTTAGTTCGGCTAAAATGGCTTTAGTTCAATTTAACTAAACTTTCAGTGTGACTTAGCTAGACTGGACTGTCAGGGCGTAAGAGTATATGGGTACAGAATATGTCAGTTGTTCAAGCACACAACAGGAggttcttgtctttttttgttgttgacaaGTTTGGTTACTTTCAAGGGGAAATTAAATGTGTCACTCAAGGCTCTTTTGTTCAGTGGGGTGTAGAATAATGCCCACTGAATCATTGGAGCTTATAGATGTTTGTGACTACCCTTCATTCTAAAACTCAAGCTTATTCCACAGGGTTGGTGTGGCTCTTGTTGGGCTTTTAGCACAGTTGGGTCAGTCGAAGGCCAGCATTTCAAGAAAACCGGACAACTAATTTCTCTGAGTGAGCAGAACCTGGTTGACTGCTCCACAATTCAGACGTATGATCAGGGCCGGACCTAGCACATTTGGTGCCCTAGGAAAGCTTCCCCCCTCCTGCCAAATCAAAACAGTTCTACAGTAAAGTACTGCACCTTTATTTATTACAAGAGCTAGGAAGAAATGCAAAGTGCACACTAAagaatcaaaacaaataaacaacttagctaacaaacaataataataataaataataaaataatatatgcAAATTTGCTTTCAATTAAAATTATATATTGTAAAATATGTTACACGTGTTAAATAAGCAAAATATAATaagcaaaataaacaaataaataaatagtacaAATGAACTACAAATTAAGAACTATTTACATTCCACTCACTATCATCACACTTCAAGGGTTACAGTGCAATCATTCTGGCCTTCCTCGCTGCAAAGTCATCAATAACATCATGGTATGAAATCTGACCAACAAACTCATGGTTAATACTGATTACAGCCAGACCACTGAGGCGTTCTTGAGCCATGGTTGATCTCAGGTACTTTTTCAACAGTTTTAGAAAAACTCATCTTGGCTGAAGCTACTGTTACTGGTAGCGTTGcactgtgagctgtgagctgctTTGGATGTATGAACTCAAGAGTGTCATGCTCTTTGATGGTTATTtcgttattaagcattttggtgtatttggacagcctgacatactttttttattccaagatagGCATAGCtgttgattagttgaatcaggtctgattaaactggctagctcgctacaCCAATACTAACGTTGTTATTATTACtcaaatttcaatttcatgacacaacgaaaatgacgcaaattgcggtacagctgaacttgcgcTATGTTTTGCTAAAAATAGCCTGATGAcagtttcgactgaatggcaataaggAAAGCCACACCCCTTCActggctagctaacgttagctaactagcaagattacatgaCATTATGATCCATTCGCTtaagttgacaatacaataaaaattgcatacctttctccttggcacttttctcttcttcttcctttcttctcttttttgtattgcgccccggatggcttttgcctcatCATAGTTCTTTCTAGTCTCTTTCCTCGACGCTCACTTCCACACACTCGACCCATACCCATCAAtgcgctagcatgttctgacaacacctctttcgatttttggctcattttcccCTTATGTTAgattaatttttttaatgtcaaaatattggttggagatatagaagggggcgcaaaacactgcccagcaaaaaaaaaaaaaaaaagtattattataattttgttTTGCCTCTGGGCGGCGCTCTAGGCAACCACCTATGTCGCCTGTATGAAGGACCGGCCCTGCGTATGGGTGTAGAGAGGAGGATTGATGGGGGTGCGATGCCGTCCATTGCTCAAAAGGGCATTCATGCAGCTGCAAATTATCGATACATTGCTAGGGTGAGTTCTGATTTGGTCCTTTTTGTATGCAAATTGTCAGATCAGTAATGTTAAATGTAGTTAAGATTGTGTCCATGTTGATGTATTGAATGACTGTTTTTCTCAAGCGCAACAACGGATGTCAACATGATAAAGGCCCAGTTGCCACCAGAATCTCTGGCCACGTAAGGCTAACCAGTAGATGTTTTGGCGGCAGCACTCCAAAACATTGGGCCAATCGCTGTTGCTGTGGAtgctggggaaaaaaagcttCCAACTCTACCAATCAGGTGAGTATGCCACCAAGCAGTGGTTGACTGGTGGATCAGAAAATATGAAATAACCTTTTCCCCTTTTATTAGGTAGGCTATCTATGAGGAGCCATCCTGCAGTACCATATATCTAAACCATGCGGAGGTTTTGGTGGGCTATGGGTTTGAGAGAGGAGTTCATTACTGGATCATAAAGAACAGGTTAGATTGAATATTGCCCTGATTTTGAGAGGAATTTTTAAATTTCCATTCCTGTGCTGTAAGAGCGTTGTTTCCCTCTTTGTCTAGCTGGGGCACTGCCTGGGGAGAGAATGGCTACATGAGAATgagaagagatgggaggaaCACCTGTGGCATCGCCAGCTATGCCATGTATCCACTTATGTGAACCCAATTTGCAGTGATTCAGTGACTCTCAACAACACACCATAACAGTGTTTTGTGCATGAATAAGCATGTCAATAAAGTTTTCCTGAAATGTTGAGAACAATTCTTTGCTTTCTGTGCCAATGACCAAAGAAATCATTGCCAGCAGCCATGAATGGCTCTACCCTGTACATTTGTTTTGCTCTACTAGTATTGCGCGGCTCCACTCTTTAGTGTATCTGCACTACAGACAAAATGCGTGGCAAACGCATGTGACTAACCTTGGACAAGCTATGGAAGTTTTATCTGCAAGGGTGCCTGATAGTCTATTCACTAGACTCTTGCTGTTAGCCTCTCCTGTCTTGACACTTGATACGCCGGAGGGTGGCACGAACTGCAGTAGGTGGAGATGATGCGAGCGCAATCATAGTAGAGAAAAGTATGACACTGGGAGGGACCAGGCATAAGACCGCAACGTCGTACATGTCAACATCTCTACTGGCCAAATTATGGATTTAACAGAGGACGTCATATCGGAGCTTTGCGTGAATGTTTTGTACTCCATTATGAAAAGCGCGCCGTTCTCTTAAATCTTAAATCTGTTTAATGTCAGAAATGGCGAAAACGGGAACGAATTGCAACATTTTGTTGGCCATCGCGGTCCTACTTGGGAGTATTGTGAATGCACAGGTGTCAACTAATGAAATTTCGGGTTTCAGCCTAAGTCCTCCATATTTTAACTTGGCATCAGCGTCACGGATCTCGGCCACCGCTACCTGTGGAGAGGACGAATTAGGAAGACCTAGATCGGACCTTTACTGCAAGCTTGTCGGTGGTCCAACTGCTGGGCTTCCTAGTCAAACTATACAGGTATGAACCACAATGGTTGTTATTCCGTGTCTCTTGAATGACGCTGCTCAGTCGCGGAGATTATGAAAGTGATAGATTGTAGTTTAATGCATGGTTTTGTTAAGATCTCAAACATTgagcaatgtaaaaaaaaaaaaaaaaaaaacttcggCACATGTTGCGCATTTTCTTTCCGTGGGGTTACGGTGAACAGTCGATTTTCAacgaaattaacttttttttaacaaatgtgTTCCCATTGTAGGGTAAAGTTAAGCGGGAATCATCCTGGAGTGCGCTTCAAGAAGTTTGGGCTCTTGATATTCCTGCCAGAATTAGTTTTTAGTGCGCTGCGGTCTAATTTATCCAAACCATGTATTTGCCATTGCAGTTGAAGCATGTATCCAATATGTCATGAAATGAGTTCACTAGGCATGGGTTTTCCACTCTGCAGGGTCAGTTCTGCGACCGCTGTAACTCCAATGATCCCAACAAGGCCCATCCAGTTACAAATGCTATTGATGGAACTGAGAACTGGTGGCAGAGTCCGCCTCTCTCACGTGGACTGGAATACAACGAAGTAAACGTCACCTTGGACTTGGGACAGGTGAGTCCTACTGGGCAGAGTGTTTGGCTCTTCTGCATCCCAACATTGGTGCTTACAGTGTTGATTGGCACGTCTGCTCTGGCCAGTGTGCATCTGAAATGTAACTCCTTGAAGTCACAGTAGTAGCGAACAGTCGGAATGTTGTTGTCTTAGTTGTGCTTGGGCCTTTTCTGATGACTGCTGTGCGTGTGATGTCATCTGTCTGTTTACCTGAGGTTGCTATTCTGACAATATATCTCTGCCCTCTTAGGCTCTGATGAAAATGAGAAGGGGGGAAATACATCAACGGGACTGTGATGTTTGTTATTGTTAGCATGACTGAACATTGTATTAATCAGTTACTGATTATCTGTCTCACCTGGTCTTTTCTAAAAAAGTGTGGGAAATATTGgcatgtgtacctgtgtgttgtgtgtatgtgtttgcatgtaccTGTATGTTTTATGCTGTTTAATGATGAAATGTGTGAAGCTGCAattacacacttacagacagatTCATGGTGTCACACagtttttttaattgtattattattattgtaatcatgGAGGTGTGAATTTGGTGCTCTTAGATTATTTTTGGCTCTATGGTGGACTTTGCCTCAGTCCAGTGTCTCATACCCCCTCTGGTTGGGGAATATGCATCCATTACAGCTTGCATTTGCGCGCAAACTTTGGCTCACTGCCCGTGAAATCCCACCTCATGCTCAATTATGCACTGCATGTAGAAAAGGGAGGAATTCCGCAGAGGGATTAAGGATCAGAAGAGGGGATGTTAAGACGGTCagcggggggttggggggacgGCTTGACCTGCTGCGAGACACGTTTCCTCTTGGAACTTAGCTTGGCACCAAACTCATTCAACCGCCACCCCCACTAGCCCTAAAATGTAACAATTGCACCCTGGTTGGCCAGTCTCTGTGAGAGGACTGTGGGAAGTACTCGCCCATTCACTCGGAGATGGGAAGTAGAGAGGGCGGGCCTTATGAATAGCAGTGGGTGGAGGCCTCGAGGGACCTCAACGCAGAAGACGCGGTAATGCTCCATTTATTTGGGATGGTGGGGGAAAGTGGCATTACTGGATTAAGAGGTGCTATAAGGGGCAGGCCTGAAGTATTCACCCATAACTCCACTCCGCTGGCACAGACAACACCCATTATTGAGCCCTGAGAGCTCAAGCTTGCCTTGTCTGGCTGTTCTACATGTCTAGAGTCATCATTTGTCCAAAGTGATAGATTT from Clupea harengus chromosome 25, Ch_v2.0.2, whole genome shotgun sequence harbors:
- the LOC116219499 gene encoding procathepsin L-like, with product MPLGWCGSCWAFSTVGSVEGQHFKKTGQLISLSEQNLVDCSTIQTYDQGNHLCRLYEGPALRMGVERRIDGGAMPSIAQKGIHAAANYRYIARAIYEEPSCSTIYLNHAEVLVGYGFERGVHYWIIKNSWGTAWGENGYMRMRRDGRNTCGIASYAMYPLM